A DNA window from Trypanosoma brucei brucei TREU927 chromosome 11 chr11_scaffold01 genomic scaffold, whole genome shotgun sequence contains the following coding sequences:
- a CDS encoding calmodulin produces MADQLSNEQISEFKEAFSLFDKDGDGTITTKELGTVMRSLGQNPTEAELQDMINEVDQDGSGTIDFPEFLTLMARKMQDSDSEEEIKEAFRVFDKDGNGFISAAELRHIMTNLGEKLTDEEVDEMIREADVDGDGQINYEEFVKMMMSK; encoded by the coding sequence ATGGCCGATCAACTCTCCAACGAGCAGATCTCCGAATTCAAGGAGGCGTTCTCGCTATTTGACAAGGATGGTGATGGTACCATTACGACGAAAGAACTCGGCACTGTGATGCGGTCACTGGGCCAGAACCCCACCGAGGCGGAACTCCAGGACATGATCAACGAAGTTGATCAGGATGGAAGCGGAACTATTGACTTTCCAGAGTTCTTGACGCTTATGGCGCGCAAGATGCAGGATTCTGATTCCGAGGAAGAAATCAAGGAAGCGTTTCGTGTCTTTGATAAGGATGGCAATGGTTTCATTTCCGCTGCTGAACTCCGTCACATCATGACGAACCTCGGTGAAAAACTAACAGATGAGGAGGTGGACGAGATGATCCGCGAGGCTGACGTTGATGGCGACGGCCAAATCAACTACGAGGAGTTCgtgaaaatgatgatgagcaAATAG
- a CDS encoding calmodulin, which yields MADQLSNEQISEFKEAFSLFDKDGDGTITTKELGTVMRSLGQNPTEAELQDMINEVDQDGSGTIDFPEFLTLMARKMQDSDSEEEIKEAFRVFDKDGNGFISAAELRHIMTNLGEKLTDEEVDEMIREADVDGDGQINYEEFVKMMMSK from the coding sequence ATGGCCGATCAACTCTCCAACGAGCAGATCTCCGAATTCAAGGAGGCGTTCTCGCTATTTGACAAGGATGGTGATGGTACCATTACGACGAAAGAACTCGGCACTGTGATGCGGTCACTGGGCCAGAACCCCACCGAGGCGGAACTCCAGGACATGATCAACGAAGTTGATCAGGATGGAAGCGGAACTATTGACTTTCCAGAGTTCTTGACGCTTATGGCGCGCAAGATGCAGGATTCTGATTCCGAGGAAGAAATCAAGGAAGCGTTTCGTGTCTTTGATAAGGATGGCAATGGTTTCATCTCCGCTGCTGAACTCCGTCACATCATGACGAACCTCGGTGAAAAACTAACAGATGAGGAGGTGGACGAGATGATCCGCGAGGCTGACGTTGATGGCGACGGCCAAATCAACTACGAGGAGTTCgtgaaaatgatgatgagcaAATAG
- a CDS encoding hypothetical protein, conserved (GPI-Anchor Signal predicted for Tb11.01.4650 by DGPI v2.04 with cleavage site probability 0.16000001 near 499) — MEGFCYTAAADAASEAKGGVPQLPHLSAAALGKASSRPLPHPAAAITTVELPSGSVVIAGGGSVISVEPLSSLLQSCSKEGECEACNDPLLGGVAVHSTVPGEKVTLTISSGLVSCIGTALLPGGTAAMCAVGTSAGSLCLFVVESRTGGNALALCKVCEASLCEYTDGLISADDIVLDVCVGLDPAGRPEFVAVATATVVVVIDTQCFNESLRANATEAVLRETVGSWQRTPCPTEKPVNETFYASFTASEVVRLLVPQRYRASFAVDIALLIVFDNGELRYVARRVVGGSLQLLTEHHRQRQLRHSTVGLGMLQHNSEGPIDGSHGSLALPHVLYAYSLSSVVHNVCTAAVGVSAATYKVVNNAALFFDDMSQTMRIIVVGAGTQLAECYGHQLRGTTGWWAITGAAVLARGTLDQRQLAAWGFDVPCSGALPRDRRGLACITVLEGGRVLFACGNELYVCTMADATTAVVDGSSGGGGGAYVALRQVHTCGSVVCGVACTGTRIDGRNVGVIGFGASLAALLF; from the coding sequence ATGGAAGGTTTTTGCTACACTGCTGCAGCGGATGCTGCGTCCGAGGCGAAAGGAGGGGTTCCACAGCTTCCACACCTCTCTGCAGCGGCACTGGGAAAAGCCAGCTCGCGCCCCCTGCCACATCCAGCGGCTGCCATAACCACAGTTGAGTTGCCCAGTGGGTCTGTTGTTATAGCAGGGGGAGGTAGTGTTATTTCGGTTGAGCCCCTGTCGTCTTTATTGCAGTCGTGTTCAAAAGAGGGGGAGTGTGAGGCTTGCAACGACCCACTCCTGGGTGGAGTCGCGGTACACAGTACCGTCCCGGGTGAGAAAGTGACGTTGACCATTTCTAGCGGTTTAGTCTCGTGTATAGGCACTGCACTACTTCCCGGTGGTACGGCCGCCATGTGCGCTGTTGGCACCAGTGCGGGCTCGCTAtgcctctttgttgttgagAGCAGGACAGGTGGCAATGCACTTGCGCTATGCAAGGTTTGTGAGGCTTCACTTTGTGAGTACACGGATGGTTTGATCTCTGCCGACGACATTGTGTTGGATGTGTGCGTTGGACTGGACCCCGCTGGTCGGCCTGAGTTCGTCGCTGTTGCCACTGCTACAGTTGTGGTTGTAATTGACACACAATGTTTTAATGAGTCACTGAGAGCGAATGCAACAGAAGCCGTGCTGCGTGAGACGGTAGGTTCATGGCAGCGGACTCCGTGTCCCACTGAAAAGCCAGTGAACGAAACGTTCTACGCATCGTTCACTGCTTCTGAGGTAGTGCGTTTGCTAGTGCCCCAGCGGTATCGTGCTTCCTTTGCCGTGGATATAGCTTTGTTAATTGTGTTTGACAACGGGGAGTTACGCTACGTTGCACGTCGTGTTGTTGGGGGATCCCTTCAACTCTTAACCGAGCACCACCGGCAGCGGCAGCTCCGGCACAGCACTGTGGGTCTTGGCATGCTTCAACACAACAGTGAAGGACCAATTGATGGCTCTCATGGTTCGCTAGCCCTGCCACACGTTTTGTATGCGTACAGCCTCTCTTCGGTGGTACACAACGTGTGTACGGCGGCAGTCGGCGTAAGTGCGGCAACCTACAAAGTTGTGAATAACGCTGCATTGTTCTTCGATGATATGTCGCAAACGATGCGGATCATTGTAGTTGGTGCCGGGACGCAGCTTGCAGAGTGCTATGGACATCAACTGCGTGGGACCACCGGGTGGTGGGCTATTACAGGCGCCGCCGTGTTGGCACGAGGCACGTTGGACCAGCGTCAGTTGGCTGCGTGGGGGTTCGATGTGCCATGTTCTGGCGCTCTGCCTCGGGACCGGCGTGGGCTGGCATGTATAACAGTGCTGGAAGGTGGGAGAGTGCTTTTCGCGTGTGGCAATGAGCTCTATGTTTGCACCATGGCAGATGCAACAACCGCAGTCGTCGACGGCAgtagcggtggtggtggtggggcgTACGTTGCGCTGCGGCAGGTACACACCTGCGGCTCTGTTGTTTGTGGTGTGGCATGCACGGGCACGCGAATTGACGGAAGAAACGTTGGTGTTATTGGGTTCGGTGCGTCACTAGCCGCCCTACTGTTCTGA
- a CDS encoding elongation factor 1 gamma, putative, with amino-acid sequence MSLTLWFQPHHENARNLKLLVVAAFANVPVTVKACEYGRENETEEYRRNCSPCCRYPVLQTEDGCIFESNAIVRHIARLDKSGSFLYGRTPFEGSQVDMWLDFAATELDTAAKPFGLNIYRGVPIPVDAMDSVHEVFGGLETWLETRTFLVGERLTVADICVAFALQFHYRANAAEGEALTKKYRNVYRLYNTVMQQPKTVEVLKSQGATFGPVKAKKAEQQAPKAEKAPKPAPKDDDDDDVPKEKKKPNPLDELPPSPFVLDAFKREYSNNDTRTVAAPYFFQNYDAAGYTSFWCRYKYNEDNKMQFMTANLVRGWFQRMEHTRKYAFGVALIIGEEKKHDIVALWVFRGKGMPEIVKDVEDTELFDWEEIPDVSAQRERITDYLCWEGPTIPKPVLEGRVFK; translated from the coding sequence ATGTCTCTCACACTCTGGTTTCAGCCACACCACGAAAACGCCCGCAACCTCAAGCTACTGGTGGTTGCTGCCTTTGCAAACGTTCCTGTGACGGTGAAGGCGTGTGAATatgggcgagagaacgagacGGAGGAGTATCGCCGCAACTGCAGTCCGTGCTGCCGCTACCCTGTGCTCCAGACGGAGGACGGATGTATCTTCGAGTCAAACGCGATCGTCCGACACATCGCACGACTTGACAAAAGCGGCAGTTTTCTGTACGGCCGCACACCCTTTGAGGGCAGCCAGGTGGACATGTGGTTGGATTTCGCCGCAACGGAACTCGATACTGCCGCAAAGCCATTTGGTTTAAACATATACCGCGGTGTGCCCATCCCAGTCGATGCGATGGATTCCGTGCACGAGGTGTTTGGTGGCCTTGAGACATGGCTGGAGACGCGCACATTCCTGGTTGGTGAGCGTCTGACCGTCGCAGACATCTGCGTCGCGTTTGCCCTTCAATTTCACTACCGTGCGAATGCTGCGGAGGGTGAAGCCCTGACAAAGAAGTACAGGAATGTCTACCGATTGTACAACACGGTGATGCAACAACCCAAGACAGTGGAAGTACTAAAATCCCAGGGTGCAACTTTCGGGCCAGTGAAGGCTAAAAAGGCAGAGCAGCAAGCACCTAAGGCGGAGAAGGCTCCCAAGCCCGCTCCgaaggatgatgatgatgatgatgtcccgaaggaaaagaagaagccgAACCCGCTGGACGAGCTCCCACCGAGCCCATTTGTTCTGGATGCATTCAAGCGCGAGTACAGCAACAACGACACACGCACGGTGGCGGCACCATACTTCTTCCAAAACTACGACGCGGCTGGGTACACATCGTTCTGGTGTCGCTACAAGTACAACGAAGATAACAAGATGCAATTCATGACAGCGAACCTCGTCCGTGGGTGGTTTCAGCGCATGGAGCACACACGCAAGTACGCGTTTGGGGTTGCCCTAATCATcggggaagagaagaagcacGACATCGTTGCGTTGTGGGTGTTCCGGGGTAAGGGTATGCCGGAGATCGTGAAAGATGTGGAAGACACGGAGTTGTTTGACTGGGAAGAGATCCCCGACGTGAGCGCCCAAAGGGAACGAATTACGGACTACCTGTGCTGGGAGGGTCCGACCATTCCGAAACCCGTTCTTGAGGGCCGCGTCTTTAAATAG
- a CDS encoding membrane-bound acid phosphatase 1 precursor (similar to Lysosomal acid phosphatase precursor (EC 3.1.3.2) (LAP). (Swiss-Prot:P11117) (Homo sapiens)) — MKERKGSWVNLAVVCVFFTFLHIHSYAAQPTKTLHLVQLVHRHGARYPLVPHNATEICGGEPCGSLTREGLTMLINTGKFLREHYNNASSVPFFPSTSYNLSVSHTESTYVNRTIQSAEGLLKGLFPDENTFFPVVYTRYDRGNVLQRSYSNPYTYAFLNLDVEWWRNVCNPTTDKFIKYDTLLSISKEVFSEGMCANPEDRCKCAQTLFDIGASMEADGRIAKHPLLLQHVKQLRNVTEFCFREEFGYNSSDKTHVNMGSQGQDLAQRILFNAESRMNGTTTLKLYHYSAHDVTLAPLAATLGDSTFDGFLPPFGQLYAFELLYDDAANGYVVCVRRGAPGQTPSTKYLFQWDDFQLKCMDERNSIYNAENNTCPYHDFKRLVDFTKPKDPAGLCYLNDKYRKLFDCSGEKRESPNQACKALRRMCPEWACGSGYTLNSVTLECIQSLSGGRYFSMKWRLLLVFIVLVCVCVVVSLLCFSRNKERREEEPVIEEGVASNEKEPPLGHPGRANRAREGSDGPVP, encoded by the coding sequence atgaaggagagaaagggCTCTTGGGTTAACCTGGCTgtggtttgtgtgtttttcacCTTCCTGCACATACATTCATACGCTGCACAACCAACCAAAACGCTACACCTTGTTCAGCTGGTGCATCGCCATGGAGCTAGGTATCCCCTTGTACCACACAACGCAACCGAGATATGCGGTGGCGAGCCGTGTGGATCTCTAACTCGTGAGGGTTTAACGATGCTAATTAATACGGGAAAGTTCTTGCGCGAGCACTACAATAATGCCAGTTCGGTGCCTTTCTTCCCGTCAACAAGCTACAATCTTAGTGTGTCTCACACCGAGTCAACTTATGTTAATCGAACGATCCAAAGCGCAGAAGGTCTTCTGAAGGGCTTGTTTCCAGACGAGAATACCTTCTTTCCAGTTGTCTACACTAGGTATGATCGCGGAAACGTTCTGCAGCGCAGCTACAGCAACCCATATACCTACGCTTTTTTGAATTTGGACGTTGAGTGGTGGCGGAACGTGTGCAACCCCACGACCGACAAATTCATTAAATACGATACGCTTCTGTCCATTTCTAAGGAGGTATTCAGTGAGGGTATGTGTGCCAATCCAGAAGACAGGTGTAAATGTGCCCAAACATTGTTTGACATAGGTGCTTCTATGGAGGCCGACGGGCGGATTGCTAAGCATCCGCTATTGTTGCAACATGTGAAGCAGTTACGCAATGTGACAGAATTTTGCTTCAGGGAGGAATTTGGGTATAACAGTTCTGACAAAACACACGTAAACATGGGCAGTCAAGGACAGGACTTGGCGCAACGAATTCTGTTCAATGCTGAGAGTCGCATGAATGGCACAACGACGCTTAAGCTTTACCACTACAGTGCACACGACGTAACCCTCGCACCACTGGCGGCCACCCTTGGAGACTCCACTTTCGATGGATTTCTGCCTCCGTTTGGGCAACTGTACGCTTTTGAGCTTCTATACGATGATGCTGCGAACGGATATGTCGTATGTGTAAGGCGTGGGGCACCGGGCCAAACTCCTAGTACCAAGTATTTGTTTCAGTGGGACGATTTTCAGTTGAAGTGCATGGATGAGCGGAACTCTATCTACAATGCTGAAAACAACACATGCCCTTATCACGACTTCAAGCGGCTCGTGGATTTCACCAAGCCAAAGGATCCTGCTGGACTTTGCTACCTCAACGATAAGTATCGGAAACTATTTGATTGctcgggggaaaaaagggagtcaCCCAACCAAGCCTGCAAAGCACTACGGCGGATGTGCCCTGAATGGGCTTGTGGGAGCGGTTACACACTCAATAGTGTTACTTTGGAGTGCATACAAAGCCTCAGCGGAGGTCGATACTTTAGCATGAAATGGCGTTTGCTACTTGTTTTCATTGTGTTGgtctgtgtctgtgtggTCGTTTCACTACTCTGCTTCTCCCGGAATAAAGAAAGACGTGAAGAGGAACCAGTCATCGAAGAGGGTGTGGCTTCGAACGAAAAGGAGCCACCTCTTGGTCACCCCGGTCGTGCTAACCGCGCTCGGGAAGGGAGTGATGGCCCCGTCCCATAG
- a CDS encoding cytochrome c oxidase subunit 10, putative, with translation MLRRAGSRVACACSVPQARSLHFPITPPPIEIEYLDNDPLEFAVRTEARKWRFDDMGYMRELAFVRINNNPTVGDFRNMSPDERRNLFWGSDRQDFFRHLTCTLTGSPEHLYHRGW, from the coding sequence ATGCTGCGTCGCGCTGGCTCTCGCGTTGCGTGTGCTTGCTCGGTTCCACAAGCGCGCTCTCTCCATTTTCCTATAACGCCGCCGCCAATTGAAATTGAGTACCTGGACAACGACCCGCTGGAGTTTGCCGTCCGCACGGAGGCCCGAAAGTGGCGCTTTGATGATATGGGTTACATGCGGGAGTTAGCGTTCGTGCGGATCAACAACAATCCGACTGTGGGTGACTTTCGAAATATGTCACCAGATGAGCGGCGCAACCTGTTCTGGGGCAGTGATCGGCAGGATTTCTTCCGGCACCTAACGTGTACACTAACTGGTTCGCCCGAGCACCTCTACCATCGCGGCTGGTAG
- a CDS encoding hypothetical protein, conserved (similar over 89aa to Apoptosis 1 inhibitor (Inhibitor of apoptosis 1) (dIAP1) (Threadprotein). (Swiss- Prot:Q24306) (Drosophila melanogaster)) translates to MFDDASRFFARSNYHKPDVLRRIANDLSLLCNMYHLSCRVSPWGGTQQLKLCVYGGLPISVRCCVEAAEQTKNDGGKSKFVLPVQIWLTQQFPIDPPSIFIHCNEPGCKVLSNHKYVDVTGRCHTPELAGWRPTSSSLVSVISGLKELLEEENISPLCVDRNFLNVLALEQRASLVASQDVDAECLSQTGGENAQCVICFGPKDTVLVPCGHYCLCVSCASNLSQCPVCREVTKFRQRVYN, encoded by the coding sequence ATGTTTGACGATGCATCCCGTTTTTTTGCTAGGTCGAATTATCATAAGCCTGATGTTTTAAGGCGTATCGCGAATGATCTCTCGTTACTATGCAATATGTATCACCTTTCTTGTCGTGTTTCTCCGTGGGGTGGCACTCAACAGTTGAAGCTATGTGTGTATGGCGGTTTGCCTATTTCGGTTAGGTGCTGCGTTGAAGCTGCTGAACAAACGAAGAATGACGGCGGAAAATCGAAGTTTGTTTTGCCTGTGCAAATTTGGCTTACGCAACAGTTTCCTATTGATCCACCTTCAATATTTATTCACTGCAATGAACCTGGGTGCAAGGTGTTGAGCAACCATAAGTACGTGGATGTCACAGGGCGTTGTCACACACCGGAACTTGCTGGCTGGCGACCAACCTCTTCATCACTTGTCTCCGTCATCTCTGGGTTGAAGGAATTgctggaagaggaaaatatttctcctctttgtgTTGACCGAAATTTTCTTAATGTTCTGGCGCTAGAACAGCGGGCGTCTTTGGTGGCAAGTCAGGATGTTGACGCTGAATGTCTTAGCCAAACAGGAGGGGAGAACGCTCAATGTGTCATTTGCTTTGGCCCAAAGGACACGGTGCTGGTACCATGTGGACACtactgtttgtgtgtttcttgTGCATCAAATTTATCCCAGTGCCCAGTTTGTCGGGAGGTCACAAAGTTTCGCCAACGGGTGTACAACTAA